A genomic region of bacterium contains the following coding sequences:
- a CDS encoding protein-L-isoaspartate(D-aspartate) O-methyltransferase, with protein sequence MDFHIARKKMVAQQLVARGIRAPRVIEAMGRVPRHEFVDPGMAAQAYLDHPLNIGCKQTISQPYIVALMSQALELGGREKVLEIGTGSGYQTAILAELAGQVFSIERVTTLSNRARMVLYRLGYSNLTLRIGDGTVGWPDEAPFDAILVTAGSPSVPKLYAEQLAEGGRLVIPRGDEGSQILIRVRKREGRLEEENLGACRFVKLYGQYGWQA encoded by the coding sequence GTGGACTTTCACATCGCCAGGAAGAAGATGGTGGCGCAGCAACTGGTCGCGCGGGGCATCCGCGCCCCCCGCGTCATCGAGGCCATGGGACGTGTGCCTCGCCATGAGTTCGTCGATCCCGGAATGGCGGCGCAAGCCTACCTCGATCATCCTTTAAATATCGGATGCAAACAGACGATTTCGCAGCCTTATATCGTTGCCCTCATGTCCCAGGCCCTGGAGCTCGGGGGCCGGGAAAAAGTGCTGGAGATCGGCACGGGCTCAGGGTATCAAACGGCCATTCTGGCGGAACTCGCGGGGCAGGTTTTCTCGATCGAGAGGGTGACGACGCTGTCGAACCGGGCCCGGATGGTCTTGTACCGACTGGGTTACTCCAACCTGACGCTGCGGATCGGCGACGGGACCGTCGGTTGGCCCGATGAGGCGCCGTTCGACGCCATCCTGGTGACCGCGGGATCGCCGTCGGTCCCCAAGCTGTATGCGGAGCAGCTCGCGGAAGGGGGGCGTCTCGTGATCCCGCGCGGGGATGAGGGGTCCCAGATCCTCATCCGCGTTCGCAAGAGGGAAGGGCGGCTGGAAGAGGAGAATCTGGGCGCGTGCCGGTTCGTCAAACTTTACGGTCAATACGGATGGCAAGCCTGA